In Bacteroidales bacterium, one genomic interval encodes:
- a CDS encoding GxxExxY protein: MNENQLSNQIIGLAIKVHKTLGPGLYENVYKDCLFYELSNSGLLVEKEKPVSVTYENHVLDCSFRMDLFVEKKVVLEIKSVEEITRIHMTQLLTYLKFSQAKLGLLMNFNVALLSQGIKRVVLNL; this comes from the coding sequence ATGAATGAAAATCAACTATCAAACCAAATAATTGGTTTGGCAATAAAAGTTCATAAAACATTAGGTCCGGGTTTATATGAAAATGTTTATAAAGACTGCCTCTTCTATGAATTAAGTAATAGTGGGTTATTGGTTGAAAAGGAAAAGCCAGTAAGTGTTACTTATGAAAATCATGTTTTGGATTGTAGTTTCAGAATGGATTTGTTTGTAGAAAAAAAGGTTGTACTTGAAATCAAAAGTGTGGAAGAAATAACCAGGATTCATATGACTCAATTACTGACTTACTTAAAATTTTCTCAAGCAAAATTAGGATTGCTGATGAATTTTAATGTTGCCCTTTTAAGTCAAGGAATTAAACGCGTTGTCCTTAACTTATGA